From a region of the Calditrichota bacterium genome:
- a CDS encoding helix-turn-helix transcriptional regulator, with product MRNTRCGFYQTYLSRIENGRANPTLNAIEVIANTLGMTVFDLIDRVREQMPVKGKKGQKSRQGSLERYE from the coding sequence GTGAGAAATACGAGGTGCGGCTTCTATCAGACCTACCTGAGCCGGATCGAGAATGGGCGAGCGAATCCGACGCTCAATGCTATCGAGGTCATTGCCAATACACTTGGGATGACGGTGTTCGACCTGATTGATAGGGTCAGGGAACAGATGCCGGTGAAGGGGAAGAAAGGGCAGAAGTCGCGCCAGGGAAGCCTAGAGAGGTATGAATAA